The following proteins are encoded in a genomic region of Gossypium hirsutum isolate 1008001.06 chromosome D05, Gossypium_hirsutum_v2.1, whole genome shotgun sequence:
- the LOC107907161 gene encoding 40S ribosomal protein S30 yields the protein MGKVHGSLARAGKVRGQTPKVAKQDKKKKPRGRAYKRMQYNRRFVTAVVGFGKKRGPNSSEK from the exons ATGG gtaagGTTCACGGATCTCTAGCTCGTGCTGGTAAGGTGAGAGGCCAAACTCCTAAAGTGGCCAAGCAAGACAAGAAGAAGAAGCCCCGTGGCCGCGCTTACAAGCGGATGCAATACAACCGCCGCTTCGTCACCGCAG TGGTTGGATTTGGCAAAAAGAGGGGACCTAACTCATCTGAGAAGTAA
- the LOC107907159 gene encoding uncharacterized protein isoform X2, with product MGFQLKTAHQLVLKMRKLARQFRNSEDDKFSLPTVDDARPMDINEQEELVRSLEKMQAHQSLQWKRYHAYFMEDVDSWIIITADWLAVLACSMAIMGLFNNSKDHIKWIWYSCSIGLVLAIFWVYYMLRMPKFRWDVIWLPLGPLCGAGVCLYVDHLLSESSEEVRKLRSYMYAFKAG from the exons ATGGGTTTTCAATTGAAGACGGCTCACCAATTGGTTTTGAAAATGAGGAAACTGGCGAGACAATTTCGAAATTCGGAAGATGATAAGTTCTCTCTCCCCACCGTCGACGATGCTCGTCCCATGGATATCAACG AACAAGAGGAGTTGGTTCGTTCTCTTGAAAAGATGCAAGCTCACCAAAGTCTACAATGGAAG CGGTACCATGCTTACTTCATGGAAGATGTTGATTCATGGATAATAATAACTGCAG ATTGGCTAGCTGTTTTGGCATGCTCAATGGCCATTATGGgtctattcaataattcaaagGATCACATAAAGTGGATATGGTACTCATGCTCAATTGGCCTTGTGCTTGCAATTTTCTGGGTATACTATATGCTGAG AATGCCAAAATTCCGTTGGGATGTTATCTGGCTTCCTCTTGGGCCCTTATG TGGAGCTGGGGTATGTCTCTATGTTGATCATCtcctttctgagtcatcagaagAAGTAAGAAAACTCAGAAGCTATATGTATGCATTCAAAGCCGGCTAG
- the LOC107907159 gene encoding uncharacterized protein isoform X1, with amino-acid sequence MGFQLKTAHQLVLKMRKLARQFRNSEDDKFSLPTVDDARPMDINEQEELVRSLEKMQAHQSLQWKSVFAALLFCYSAFLLYSIYQQTLFPWELRYHAYFMEDVDSWIIITADWLAVLACSMAIMGLFNNSKDHIKWIWYSCSIGLVLAIFWVYYMLRMPKFRWDVIWLPLGPLCGAGVCLYVDHLLSESSEEVRKLRSYMYAFKAG; translated from the exons ATGGGTTTTCAATTGAAGACGGCTCACCAATTGGTTTTGAAAATGAGGAAACTGGCGAGACAATTTCGAAATTCGGAAGATGATAAGTTCTCTCTCCCCACCGTCGACGATGCTCGTCCCATGGATATCAACG AACAAGAGGAGTTGGTTCGTTCTCTTGAAAAGATGCAAGCTCACCAAAGTCTACAATGGAAG AGCGTGTTTGCAGCACTTCTCTTTTGTTACTCGGCGTTTCTTCTATACTCAATCTATCAGCAGACCTTATTTCCATGGGAACTG CGGTACCATGCTTACTTCATGGAAGATGTTGATTCATGGATAATAATAACTGCAG ATTGGCTAGCTGTTTTGGCATGCTCAATGGCCATTATGGgtctattcaataattcaaagGATCACATAAAGTGGATATGGTACTCATGCTCAATTGGCCTTGTGCTTGCAATTTTCTGGGTATACTATATGCTGAG AATGCCAAAATTCCGTTGGGATGTTATCTGGCTTCCTCTTGGGCCCTTATG TGGAGCTGGGGTATGTCTCTATGTTGATCATCtcctttctgagtcatcagaagAAGTAAGAAAACTCAGAAGCTATATGTATGCATTCAAAGCCGGCTAG
- the LOC107907160 gene encoding 60S ribosomal protein L31 isoform X2, with amino-acid sequence MVEKTRGRKEEVVTREYTINLHKRLHGCTFKKKAPKAIKEIRKFAEKAMGTKDVRVDVKLNKHIWSRGIRSVPRRIRVRIARKRNDDEDAKEELYSLVTVAEIPAEGLKGLGTKVIDDDEE; translated from the exons ATGGTTGAGAAAACAAGAGGAAGAAAGGAAGAGGTGGTGACCAGAGAGTACACCATTAACCTTCACAAGCGCCTTCATGGCTG CACATTCAAGAAGAAAGCTCCCAAGGCTATCAAGGAGATCAGGAAGTTTGCAGAAAAAGCCATGGGGACAAAGGATGTGAGAGTTGATGTCAAGCTGAACAAGCACATCTGGAGCAGAGGGATCCGAAGTGTCCCGAGAAGGATTAGGGTTCGCATCGCTCGCAAGAGAAATGATGATGAAG ATGCCAAGGAGGAGCTGTACTCTCTAGTAACGGTTGCTGAAATCCCAGCTGAAGGATTGAAGGGTTTAGGCACCAAGGTCATTGATGACGACGAGGAATAA
- the LOC107907160 gene encoding 60S ribosomal protein L31 isoform X1: MVEKTRGRKEEVVTREYTINLHKRLHGCTFKKKAPKAIKEIRKFAEKAMGTKDVRVDVKLNKHIWSRGIRSVPRRIRVRIARKRNDDEDAKEELYSLVTVAEIPAEGLKGLGTKVIDDDEE, translated from the exons ATGGTTGAGAAAACAAGAGGAAGAAAGGAAGAGGTGGTGACCAGAGAGTACACCATTAACCTTCACAAGCGCCTTCATGGCTG CACATTCAAGAAGAAAGCTCCCAAGGCTATCAAGGAGATCAGGAAGTTTGCAGAAAAAGCCATGGGGACAAAGGATGTGAGAGTTGATGTCAAGCTGAACAAGCACATCTGGAGCAGAGGGATCCGAAGTGTCCCGAGAAGGATTAGGGTTCGCATCGCTCGCAAGAGAAATGATGATGAAGATGCCAAGGAGGAGCTGTACTCTCTAGTAACGGTTGCTGAAATCCCAGCTGAAGGATTGAAGGGTTTAGGCACCAAGGTCATTGATGACGACGAGGAATAA